The Natrarchaeobius halalkaliphilus DNA segment CGACGTCGTCAACGAGAGACCGGCGTCCCCCTCACCGGCAAGCCCCCGTATCGCGAGCAGAACCCCTTGAACGATCACGAGCGCTCCACCCAGTATCAACAGCCCGTTCCCCAGAGCCGTCTCGAGCGCCAGAAGGGTAAAGACGGCAGCGAGCAGACTGATCAGCGAGAAGGTTCGGATACCGGCAGATTTCTGCGACCACTCGCGCTCGAGGCCGAGGAACAGACCGAGTGCACCGGCGAGAGCGATCCGGACGACGGACTCATCGAGTGGCGCGTCCGCGATCTGCAGTGCGGCCTCGTTCACGCCGAAAGGCTTCCATACGCGCGTACATAAGCGGCCTGCCGGCTCGAACGCTCTGCGAACGGACGGACGTTAGAGGTCGACGTACTGTGCTTCCCACTCCCGGCGAGCCTCGAGCTCTCGGCGGCCACGGCGGGTAAGTGTATAGAAGTTCGTCCGGCGATCTCTGGTCCCTTTCTCGACCAGGCCTTTGTCGACGAGCGTATCGAGGTTGGGATAGAGACGTCCGTGATGGATCTCCTTTTCGTAGTATTGTTCGAGTTCCTCTTTGATGGCAAGTCCGTGCGGTTCCTCCTCGCCAGCGATGACGTAAAGCAAGTCACGCTGAAATCCTGTCAAATCGTACATTGGGAAAGTACCATCCGTACTTACTGTCGAATTTTAATAAGGCTATCGGGTCGTTACGACGGAAAGAGCGGCTATTACCGACGAGGGAACGGTATTCGCAGATCACGAAATGATAACGACCATGATGGATCGGTCACCGATCCACCTTTAACGCGGAGTTCATGTTTACTGTGCGTGTATTTCTGCGCGGGATAATACTGCGACGGAAGTGACAGAACTAGCCGTCCGAAGAAATGTAACTAGCAGTGAGTATCGTAAACAGGAAAGCAAATCGCGTGGCGGAAAAATGCCACGCGATCGCTTGCCGCCCTGAATTGGTCCCCGCTGACGCTTCGGCCCTCCAAGCGAAGCGTCACCTGATAGGTTTCGCTGGTCCGACTTAAAGGTAACGACACAACCTGAAATCGTGATATGTTCGGTCGGGAGAACGATCGAACGATCCCGACCGAGGATCGGTGTATATCGGATCTCCGTCGGCGAGAACGAGACTAGATGTGTTCTTCCTCGAGCACCCAGCCGATCGCGCGTTTATAGTGCGTGAACATCTCCCTGACGCCATCGTGGCGCATCTCTTCGCTCTCTAGGTTCTCTGCGAGGAACTCGTACTGTTCTCTGATCTCTGCTTCGTCGCGCATACTCGTCGGTGGGTCTCGATACCCAAAAAGCGAAGGGGTGGTTCCGAAGGATCGCCGTTGACCGACGTTCAGACGGTCTGTCGTACCGATGCACGCCGATCGTAGCGGGTTCGCGGTCACGTCAGAACTGACGTGCCACAGGTCGCACGCATCGAGCCGTCGTTTCGGCGGAACTGGTTAGATCCCGTCGTCTTCGTCCTCGTCGTCGCCCATGCCGTCGTCAGCTTCGTCGTCGGTCTCGGCTTCTTCACCGAGCGTGAGGGTGAGTTCTTCGTCATCGCCGTCTATCTCGACGTCGTCTTCGGCCTCGTCGCCCTCGTACTCGGCGCGGGCCGTGTACTCACCGTCCTCGAGGTCTTCGAACTCGACCTGGCCGTCCTCGTCCGTCTCTTCTTCCCACTCCTCTTCGTCTTCGTCATCGAGTCCGTTCTCGTCCTCGTCGTCGTCCATCCCGTCGTCTTCATCATCGAGTCCGTTCTCGTCCTCGTCATCGTCCATCCCGTCGTCTTCATCATCGAGTCCGTTCTCGTCCTCGTCATCGTCCATTGCACCGTCTTCTTCGAGCGTGACGGTCGCTCCCTCGACGGGTTCGGCTTCGTCGTCTTCAACCGTGACCGTAAGTGTATAGGTCTCGTCTTCGTCCTCGTCGTCGTCCATCGGATCGTCGTCTTCGTCCTCGAGTCCGTTCTCGTCCTCGTCGTCGTCCATCGGATCGTCGTCGGGATCGTCTGCCGCAGGGTCATCATCTTCGTCACCGGGACCCTCGTCGGCACAGCCGGCCAGAACGAGCGCACTTGCAGTACCTGCCGCGACAACGAACTTGCGTCGGTTGAGTCTTGGGTGGGACATATCTCTGGATAGAACGTTCCCGCTGGTTTCAGTGCGGCCTGCAACTGCCGTACGTTAATGACCTGTTGTACGTCGTGTCCGCTCCGGTGACTGTCTTCGGTTGCCACAGATATCGACCGGCGTTGATCGTCCGATCGTCTCGGCGGCGAACCAAACGGGTTTTAAACGGCGCTGTCTTAGCCGTCGCCAAGAGATAACCATGCAGATGCCACGCCGATTCAATACGTACTGTCCGCACTGCCACGAACACCACGAGCACGAAGTCGAAAAGGTCCGAACGGGCCGTTCCTCGGGAATGAAATGGGACGCGCGCCGAACGCGTCGAAACACCGCCGTGATCGGTAACGCTGGACGTTTCTCGAAGGTCCCCGGCGGTAACAAACCCACCAAGAAGACCGACCTCAAGTACCGCTGCGGCGAGTGTGGGAAGGCCCACCTCCGCGAAGGATGGCGAACCGGTCGACTCGAGTTCCAGGAGTGATTCACATGGCAGGAAATTTCTACAGCGTCCGTTGCAGTGACTGTGAGAACGAACAGACCGTCTTCGGCAAAGCGTCGACCGAGGTCGCCTGTGCCGTCTGCGGAACGACCCTCGCACGGCCGACTGGAGGCAAAGCCGAGATCGAACACGAGATCATCGAGACAGTCGAGTCACGATGAAGTTCAGCGGCTGGCCCGACGCCGGCGAACTCGTCGTCGGCAAGATCGACGAAATCGAAGACTTCGGCGTCTTCGTCGATCTCGAGGAGTACGAAGACAAACGTGGGTTGATCCACATCTCCGAGGTCGCGAGCGGCTGGATCAAGAACGTTCGTGATCACGTGCGCGAGGGACAGATCGTCGTCTGCAAAGTCCTCGACGTCGACGAAGGGCACGAGCAGATCGACCTCTCGCTCAAAGACGTCAACGACCACCAGCGCTCGGAGAAAATCCAGCAGTGGAAAAACGAGCAAAAAGCCG contains these protein-coding regions:
- a CDS encoding PadR family transcriptional regulator, whose amino-acid sequence is MYDLTGFQRDLLYVIAGEEEPHGLAIKEELEQYYEKEIHHGRLYPNLDTLVDKGLVEKGTRDRRTNFYTLTRRGRRELEARREWEAQYVDL
- a CDS encoding 30S ribosomal protein S27e, encoding MAGNFYSVRCSDCENEQTVFGKASTEVACAVCGTTLARPTGGKAEIEHEIIETVESR
- a CDS encoding 50S ribosomal protein L44e codes for the protein MQMPRRFNTYCPHCHEHHEHEVEKVRTGRSSGMKWDARRTRRNTAVIGNAGRFSKVPGGNKPTKKTDLKYRCGECGKAHLREGWRTGRLEFQE